In Triticum aestivum cultivar Chinese Spring chromosome 5B, IWGSC CS RefSeq v2.1, whole genome shotgun sequence, the following proteins share a genomic window:
- the LOC123112866 gene encoding aspartate--tRNA ligase 2, cytoplasmic: protein MSSEPAKAPPTPEAGVPAATVSNKQRKRDARKAEKAAKYAHAQQKPAAENPSPEHEQQPAAAEDDPSAANYGDVLPGEILPAAVPDEPWAEIGHLDKAAAGRSVLVRATAEAVYRGSKTKNVAFLKLRQVLSTVQCVLAGSAQMMLFALSLPKESIVVVEGAVALLDEPLSYTTVQEVEIKVRKLYCISRADPKLPISVEDAGRSAAEFAKAEAKGVPLPRVGQETRLDYRVIDVRTPTGQAIFRVQHQVENKFREYLSARDFIGIHTPKLISGSSEGGAAVFKLEYKNGKSACLAQSPQLHKQMAICGGFRRVFEVGHVFRAEDSNTHRHLCEFVGLDAEMEIMRHYFEVCDIVDGLFIEIFRHLNENCKRELEAINRQYPFEPLKYLERTLRLSYEEGIQMLKEAGTEIEPMADLNTEAEKKLGQLVREKYDTEFFILYRYPLAARPFYTMPCYENPAYSNSFDVFLRGEEIISGAQRIHEPKLLAKRAAEHGIGMSSIKSYIDSFSYGTPPHGGFGVGLERVVMLFCGLHNVRLASLFPRDPQRLSP from the exons ATGTCTTCCGAGCCCGCGAAAGCGCCGCCCACCCCCGAAGCGGGCGTCCCCGCAGCCACCGTCAGCAATAAGCAACGGAAGAGGGACGCCAggaaggccgagaaggcggccaagTACGCGCACGCGCAGCAGAAGCCCGCCGCCGAGAACCCCTCGCCGGAGCACGAGCAgcagcccgccgccgccgaggacgacCCCTCGGCGGCCAACTACGGCGACGTCCTCCCCGGGGAGATCCTCCCCGCGGCGGTCCCTGACGAACCGTGGGCCGAGATCGGCCACCTCGACAAGGCCGCCGCCGGCCGCTCCGTGCTGGTCCGCGCGACGGCGGAGGCGGTCTACCGCGGGTCCAAGACCAAGAACGTGGCCTTCCTCAAGCTGCGGCAGGTGCTGAGCACCGTGCAGTGCGTGCTCGCCGGCAGCGCCCAGATGATGCTCTTCGCCTTGTCCCTCCCCAAGGAGTCCATCGTCGTCGTGGAGGGCGCCGTGGCCCTCCTCGACGAGCCCCTCAGCTACACCACAGTGCAAGAG GTGGAGATTAAGGTGAGGAAGCTCTACTGCATCAGCAGGGCCGACCCGAAGCTACCCATCAGCGTCGAGGACGCCGGCCGGAGTGCGGCGGAGTTTGCAAAAGCTGAAGCA AAGGGAGTGCCACTTCCCCGCGTTGGTCAGGAAACACGCTTGGACTATCGAGTTATTGATGTGCGGACACCGACCGGTCAAGCCATTTTCCGTGTACAGCATCAAGTTGAAAAC AAATTCAGGGAGTATTTGTCGGCAAGAGATTTTATCGGGATCCACACTCCAAAGCTGATTTCAGGGTCAAGTGAAGGTGGAGCAGCAGTATTCAAACTTGAATATAAGAATGGCAAGTCTGCTTGTTTAGCACAATCCCCTCAGCTGCACAAGCAGATGGCTATCTGTGGTGGGTTCCGTCGTGTCTTTGAGGTTGGGCATGTGTTTAGAGCTGAAGACTCCAACACACATAGGCATCTGTGTGAGTTTGTTGGTTTGGACGCTGAAATGGAGATTATGAGGCACTACTTTGAG GTTTGCGATATTGTGGATGGATTATTTATAGAAATTTTCAGACACTTGAATGAAAATTGCAAGAGGGAACTTGAGGCAATTAATAGGCAGTATCCATTTGAACCACTGAAG TACCTAGAGAGAACCTTGAGGCTCAGTTACGAGGAAGGAATACAAATGTTGAAG GAAGCTGGAACAGAAATCGAGCCTATGGCTGACCTCAACACTGAAGCTGAGAAAAAACTTGGTCAGCTTGTTAGGGAGAA GTATGACACTGAGTTTTTCATTCTCTATCGATATCCTTTGGCGGCACGCCCCTTCTACACCATGCCTTGCTATGAAAACCCAGCGTACAGCAACTCTTTTGATGTCTTCCTTCGAG GTGAGGAAATAATTTCCGGAGCACAAAGAATACATGAACCCAAGCTGCTGGCCAAGCGTGCGGCGGAGCATGGAATCGGTATGAGTTCCATCAAGTCATACATCGACTCATTCAG CTACGGCACACCTCCTCATGGCGGGTTCGGGGTCGGGCTGGAGAGGGTGGTCATGCTGTTCTGCGGACTGCACAACGTCCGGTTGGCATCGCTTTTCCCTCGTGACCCGCAGCGGCTGAGCCCATGA